One Drosophila subobscura isolate 14011-0131.10 chromosome U, UCBerk_Dsub_1.0, whole genome shotgun sequence DNA window includes the following coding sequences:
- the LOC117902231 gene encoding titin isoform X3 gives MDKRFKWPKQKANYSDPPYHHQSRGGIGGGIGGGGGPGGGGGGDRDYYHKKHQKNQNYSRPQHGYQKQHSYQKPINKGSSYYKPPPPETSTEPSMPRGGGGAMAPPASVNSSGSDVVTLIVENNNLKRMIVLHLNLMQEQTDSLAAKEKELDDQTDKLNTVLSQNQDLKLVNVHLEATIEELRKQLRRKNKRGAPGDDDNNDDDDHPLPPAMQEKIICNAETQTELELAAAAAHHLPQAELPYPYQQQAESQPRLVREETRRRPRLRVHQQLQPTIIRVEQQHQQQQQQQQQSHLMRVEPQQPTQAIEERQPRSVRQEPQPQHRLMREELVREELQSRLSKDLQQQSRLARDQQQQPRLIRQEQQQPRLIREEQQQQPRPMRDEQHRPSREHQQQQEEENQPPRDRLQQYQQHHPSVQPQSPHKIISKTSLVTSVVSLPPLAPISTPAPVESKARGEYNGKKVSTMFLHRVNQDSSLTSSAQHHIETQKEPEVEVEVEKPLPVEDEQQQVIETEEEERVEQQQVIDTQEEMDMQQVESLQQEIETEDGQMYLQQEIEAEQQIIETEEVAMDQMDQLDQMEEVVIAQEDNIFHEELQQPDGMIILGAEEEMGVETVEEIVQTTVYNGHLEDQECFDDEQQQQEEEDDDDDESDDDDEDKDSDEESESGSEDEDEDDDSEDNEEDEEEEHELPSKTNVNNLDALPPNQDGDRLWQTVNHQIHAMDSPEHKSMAPSAHSTPNHQLKTDLFSHKDTEAHQMLEVEEEEEDSQQPKLVIAEPEMDAVEVQTVEVETLEVETETVELETVEMEAGVGMETMEVQTVEVHTEETVVEQAGVEFEIKTEEVTTTTISKHMLPKACDTSTPAPVPATAHNPVAVAAPTPTKANSALVEAEHKTNSVLVGAPTKEESVVEPAPTKEESVVVPAPVKEESVATATVVPMKKLTVVATVHSERFSEAATQPTEIPSASDATLSTVEETVPRKKSAVETATVPRIKSTVEAETVPRKKSSVEAETVPRKKSNVEAELVPRKKSNVEAETVPRKKSTLESTTVPRKKSSVEADTVPRKKSTVEAELVPRKKSNVEAELVPRKKSNVEAELVPRKKSHVEAETVPRKKSSVDAETVPRKKSSIDAETVPKKKTSIEATVPKETCVSVGALLMEKSTVASALSKEKSAVAASKEKPAFVEAPQKANSTVEAVSSKEKPEAYKEMSIVSQAHPTKTNSAVSEVPPTKANSTVVAAPTKEKELSAVVDVALPKANSSLVAGMPKEKSAVVSTLDKEKSATKDRYAVEEHTRKSNSAAIDAKHKRPKSKEEPFEKKLERVNEATKVILKASAGHARAGASPAKANSTAVTAFNKEKSTIVAAGTLCLPKTKTQTVVAATTQTKEKSAVASAAIPKEKSLLEATQKANSAVVSPSKKAAAATSQTATVGVASPAQAAAPAPMAALPKAKASEPGEDKSEIKREEILNLSEEVMLYYKAGNDFLSGMTAPDLTIRFEPLNSVKFTESEHKRKKKKRKKSKSKSPSKSEHRHHDRKIHAVANHHHSSPKKRPYNLIEEIHDKSELREADAPPQKKPKLLQVKLKQHGISNDMKFHSSLMSNSKPQTDKEKEVARLEEEMRRKLQEHLKKEQRRQSQQPLVMLKKPPKDNSASTSLIYPPIAHASTSTSTSTSTTPPPASETTPPETPSSTPPPTGTNLILEPPAETQSKTEDKDKDKSAISIASPLTPVSMSSNSSSSTTSSTSTARTIIQNYAHKSTSRYRTVLFPYTTRSWEDQEFHRDNEFFDEEADELLSDHPSLEIPKWRDTPIPYSADDKDIEDVSDEAFEKRHEKYVKDEIERKRRDARYMREQMKSEALRQRHNQDEVLVQLDPLPTSTFYPLPEDIEGVEIVTEIPVQAFGENVVNMEARSDFSLPWLDSVKALTAIARAKAEAVPVATLASKKIPLTAAEARHQEMNSSYVFLKRRKRQRKR, from the exons ATGGACAAGCGATTCAAATGGCCAAAGCAGAAGGCCAACTACTCGGATCCACCCTACCATCACCAGTCGCGTGGCGGCATCGGTGGTGGTATTGGAGGCGGTGGTGGTCCTGGCGGTGGGGGCGGCGGTGATAGAGACTACTACCACAAAAAACAtcagaaaaaccaaaattattCGCGCCCGCAACATGGCTATCAGAAGCAACATAGCTATCAGAAGCCTATCAACAAGGGCAGTAGCTACTACAAGCCACCACCGCCAGAGACATCTACAGAGCCATCTATGCCCaggggtggtggtggcgccaTGGCGCCGCCCGCCTCGGTCAACTCCTCGGGCTCCGATGTCGTCACCCTCATCGTGGAGAACAACAATCTGAAGCGCATGATTGTGCTCCATCTGAATCTGATGCAGGAGCAGACGGACAGCCTGGCGGCCAAGGAGAAGGAACTGGACGATCAAACGGACAAGCTGAACACTGTACTCTCGCAGAACCAAGACCTGAAGCTGGTCAATGTCCATCTGGAGGCCACCATCGAGGAGTTGCGAAAGCAGCTAAGAAGAAAGAACAAGAGGGGAGCCCCTGGCGACGACGATAacaatgacgatgacgatcATCCACTGCCACCTGCCATGCAGGAGAAAATTATCTGCAATGCGGAGACACAAACGGAGTTGGagctggcagcggcggcggcgcatCATCTGCCACAGGCAGAGCTGCCTTATCCTTACCAACAGCAGGCGGAAAGCCAACCCAGGCTGGTAAGAGAGGAGACCCGTCGTAGGCCCCGCCTGAGagtgcaccagcagctgcagcccacTATAATaagagtggagcagcagcaccaacagcagcaacaacagcagcagcagtcgcatcTTATGAGAGTGGAGCCTCAGCAACCCACTCAAGCAATTGAGGAGCGACAGCCACGTTCTGTGAGGCaggagccacagccgcagcatcgTCTTATGAGAGAGGAGCTTGTGAGGGAGGAACTACAGAGCAGGCTTTCGAaggatctgcagcagcagtctaGGCTGGCAagggatcagcagcagcagcccagacTTATAagacaggagcaacagcagccccgACTTATAagagaggagcaacagcagcagcctcgtCCCATGAGGGATGAACAGCACAGGCCATCGagggagcatcagcagcagcaggaggaggaaaatCAACCGCCACGTGATCGTCTGcagcagtaccagcagcatcatccaTCAGTCCAACCTCAGTCGCCGCACAAAATCATCTCCAAAACTTCGCTGGTTACTTCTGTCGTAAGTCTGCCGCCGTTGGCACCCATCAGCACTCCCGCGCCCGTGGAGAGCAAAGCGAGAGGAGAGTACAATGGCAAGAAGGTCAGCACCATGTTCCTGCATCGAGTTAACCAGGACTCCAGCCTCACATCCTCTGCACAGCATCACAttgaaacacaaaaagagccggaggtggaggtggaggttgAGAAACCTTTGCCAGTGGAggatgaacagcagcaggtgaTCGAAACggaagaggaggagagggtggagcagcagcaggtaatTGATACGCAGGAGGAGATGGACATGCAGCAGGTGGAGTCACTGCAGCAGGAGATTGAAACGGAGGATGGGCAGATGTATCTGCAGCAGGAGATCGAAGCTGAGCAACAGATCATTGAAACGGAGGAGGTGGCAATGGATCAAATGGATCAACTGGACCAAATGGAGGAGGTGGTTATTGCCCAAGAAGACAACATTTTCCATGAAGAACTGCAGCAGCCGGATGGAATGATAATTCTTGGCGCCGAGGAGGAGATGGGCGTGGAAACGGTGGAGGAGATTGTTCAGACCACAGTCTACAATGGCCATTTGGAGGATCAAGAATGTTTCGAcgacgaacagcagcagcaggaggaggaggatgatgatgatgatgaaagcgacgacgacgatgaagATAAAGACAGCGacgaggagagcgagagcgggagtgaagatgaagatgaagacgaTGATAGCGAGGACAATGaagaggacgaggaggaggagcatgaGCTGCCCTCGAAAACAAATGTTAACAATTTAGATGCCTTGCCTCCCAATCAAGATGGTGACCGTCTCTGGCAGACGGTCAATCATCAG ATACACGCCATGGATAGTCCGGAGCATAAGAGCATGGCGCCATCAGCCCATTCGACACCCAATCATCAGCTAAAAACGGATCTTTTTTCACACAAGGATACAGAGGCTCATCAGATGCTGGAagtggaagaggaggaggaggacagccagcagccgaaACTCGTCATTGCCGAACCCGAAATGGATGCTGTGGAAGTACAGACGGTCGAAGTGGAGACTTTGGAAGTGGAGACCGAGACCGTTGAACTAGAGACTGTAGAAATGGAGGCTGGAGTCGGCATGGAAACAATGGAAGTTCAGACTGTGGAAGTGCACACGGAGGAGACCGTTGTGGAGCAAGCTGGAGTGGAATTTGAAATCAAAACGGAGGAGGTGACAACCACGACAATCAGCAAGCATATGCTGCCTAAAGCATGTGATACCAgtactccagctccagttcctgcTACCGCACACaatcctgttgctgttgctgctcctacGCCGACCAAGGCAAACTCTGCTCTCGTGGAAGCTGAACACAAGACGAACTCTGTTCTCGTTGGAGCTCCAACCAAGGAAGAGTCTGTTGTAGAGCCTGCACCAACCAAGGAAGAGTCTGTTGTAGTTCCAGCTCCTGTCAAGGAAGAGTCGGTTGCCACAGCAACGGTTGTACCAATGAAAAAGTTGACAGTGGTGGCGACTGTACATAGCGAACGGTTCTCTGAGGCAGCAACTCAACCCACGGAAATACCCTCTGCATCAGATGCAACTTTATCCACTGTTGAGGAGACTGTACCCAGGAAGAAGTCTGCTGTTGAAACAGCGACTGTACCGAGGATAAAATCCACTGTTGAAGCAGAGACTGTACCGAGAAAGAAGTCCAGTGTTGAGGCTGAGACTGTACCGAGGAAGAAGTCCAATGTTGAAGCAGAGCTTGTGCCGAGGAAGAAGTCCAATGTTGAA GCAGAGACTGTACCGAGGAAGAAATCCACTCTTGAATCAACAACTGTACCAAGGAAGAAGTCCAGTGTTGAGGCAGATACTGTACCGAGGAAGAAGTCCACTGTCGAAGCAGAGCTTGTGCCGAGGAAGAAGTCCAATGTTGAAGCAGAGCTTGTGCCGAGGAAGAAGTCCAATGTTGAAGCAGAGCTTGTACCAAGGAAGAAGTCCCATGTTGAGGCAGAGACTGTACCCAGAAAGAAGTCCAGTGTTGATGCAGAGACTGTACCGAGGAAGAAGTCCAGTATTGATGCAGAGACTGTACCGAAGAAAAAGACTTCTATCGAAGCGACTGTACCTAAGGAAACGTGTGTTTCTGTAGGAGCTCTGCTTATGGAAAAGTCCACTGTAGCATCGGCTCTATCAAAGGAGAAATCGGCTGTCGCAGCGTCCAAGGAAAAGCCTGCTTTTGTAGAAGCTCCACAGAAGGCAAATTCCACTGTCGAAGCAGTTTCGAGCAAGGAAAAACCCGAAGCGTATAAGGAGATGTCGATAGTTTCACAAGCACATCCAACCAAGACAAACTCTGCCGTTTCAGAAGTACctccaacaaaagcaaactcaaCGGTCGTGGCAGCTCcaacaaaggaaaaggagTTATCCGCAGTTGTGGATGTTGCTCTACCCAAGGCAAACTCTTCGCTTGTTGCCGGTATGCCCAAGGAAAAGTCTGCTGTCGTATCAACTTTAGACAAGGAAAAGTCTGCTACCAAGGATAGATATGCTGTTGAGGAACATACGCGAAAGTCAAACTCCGCTGCAATAGACGCCAAGCATAAGCGTCCAAAATCTAAGGAAGAGCCATTCGAAAAGAAGCTGGAAAGAGTAAACGAGGCGACAAAGGTGATTCTCAAGGCGTCAGCGGGGCATGCTCGTGCTGGTGCAAGCCCTGCCAAGGCAAACTCCACGGCTGTGACGGCTTTTAACAAGGAGAAGTCCACTATTGTGGCAGCGGGTACGCTTTGTCTGCCCAAGACAAAGACCCAGActgttgtggcagcaaccACTCAAACCAAGGAGAAGTCTGCTGTGGCATCGGCAGCTATACCAAAGGAAAAATCTCTGCTGGAGGCTACCCAAAAGGCAAACTCTGCTGTTGTGTCGCCTTcaaagaaagcagcagcagctacgagTCAGACAGCAACAGTTGGGGTAGCTTCGCCTGCACAAGCTGCAGCTCCCGCGCCAATGGCAGCTCTACCCAAGGCCAAGGCCTCCGAACCAGGAGAAGACAAATCTGAAATCAAAAGGGAGGAGATTCTCAACCTGAGCGAGGAAGTTATGTTATACTACAAGGCAGGGAATGATTTCCTCAGTGGCATGACAGCACCGGATCTAACCATTCGATTTGAACCTCTGAACAGTGTAAAATTCACGGAATCAGagcacaaaaggaaaaagaagaagcggaAGAAGAGTAAGAGCAAGAGCCCCTCAAAGAGCGAACACAGACATCACGACAGGAAGATCCATGCAGTGGCGAATCATCATCACTCGTCGCCGAAGAAACGCCCCTACAACCTCATAGAAGAGATTCACGACAAGTCAGAGCTGCGTGAAGCGGATGCACCACCGCAGAAGAAACCAAAACTTTTGCAGGTGAAGCTCAAGCAGCATGGAATCTCTAATGACATGAAATTCCATTCCTCCTTaatgagcaacagcaaaccGCAAAcggacaaggagaaggaggtggCCCGTTTAGAGGAGGAAATGCGTCGCAAGCTGCAGGAACATTTGAAGAAGGAGCAACGGCGACAGAGTCAACAGCCGCTGGTTATGCTCAAGAAACCTCCCAAGGATAATAGTGCCAGCACGAGTTTAATCTATCCCCCGATAGCGCATGCATCCACTTCCACATCAACGTCAACGTCAAcgacaccaccaccagccTCTGAAACGACGCCACCAGAGACACCGTCATCGACGCCACCGCCCACGGGCACAAATCTGATATTAGAACCCCCCGCAGAAACACAATCCAAGACAGAGGATAAGGACAAGGATAAATCGGCCATAAGCATTGCTTCACCACTGACACCTGTGTCGatgagcagcaacagcagcagcagcaccacttccagcaccagcacagccCGAACGATAATCCAGAACTATGCTCACAAATCCACATCCAGATATCGCACTGTCCTATTTCCGTATACGACACGCTCCTGGGAGGATCAGGAGTTCCATCGCGATAACGAGTTCTTCGATGAGGAGGCTGATGAATTGCTGTCGGATCATCCCAGTCTGGAGATACCCAAATGGCGGGATACACCCATACCGTACAGCGCCGACGACAAGGACATCGAAGACGTGTCGGACGAAGCCTTTGAGAAGCGGCACGAAAAGTATGTAAAGGACGAGATCGAAAGGAAGCGTCGCGATGCGCGCTACATGCGGGAGCAGATGAAGAGCGAAGCCTTGCGGCAGCGACACAATCAGGATGAGGTGTTGGTCCAACTCGATCCGCTGCCCACGTCCACGTTCTACCCCCTGCCCGAGGACATTGAAGGCGTGGAGATTGTCACGGAAATCCCTGTGCAAGCGTTCGGTGAGAATGTTGTCAACATGGAGGCGAGATCGGATTTCAGCCTGCCATGGCTGGACTCGGTCAAAGCGCTGACGGCCATTGCCCGGGCGAAGGCTGAGGCAGTGCCGGTGGCCACGTTAGCTAGCAAAAAGATACCCCTCACCGCAGCCGAAGCCAGGCATCAGGAGATGAATTCCTCGTATGTGTTCCTCAAGCGGCGCAAGCGACAGAGAAAACGTTAG